In a single window of the Fusarium falciforme chromosome 3, complete sequence genome:
- a CDS encoding DUF2439 domain-containing protein, with the protein MAFWMNRETSNLIRIPYQQPMRGYSRIQHISGNSRRPSPTKPYRTEELQSLYDRWRELEDWQKPVQHPPGDDIKDHLQPEGPSPGNSDRSSVSSHSGPEDSDHGKKPRRRGPLSKTKREKTAFMRRLGACPPCRSRKVACKHWDLRDFEASYLRSKRGSHSAMLGRIHQDCFGEMGDLARSTDLLGLTNSDTLDPPGSLVDLHLAGLLPSVSTDTPLGPTLVPLTLDNSALDAEPIGIPQLMRSFSIVAIGRDLACTPTKTTTWQCLFWNDQHAGVMPVMAKPCTHKFTTPTELMDHFFKIHHPVELYEPPIWFRCRQCDQWNDKQQYCCKCGNVESEKQEQWIYGYGVCASPSQSPRCKPV; encoded by the exons ATGGCTTTCTGGATGAACCGAGAGACTAGCAACCTCATTCGCATTCCCTATCAACAGCCGATGCGAGGATACTCCAGGATCCAGCACATCTCTGGAAACAGTCGTCGCCCCAGCCCGACCAAACCTTATAGGACAGAGGAACTCCAAAGTCTATATGACCGGTGGCGGGAGCTGGAAGACTGGCAGAAACCTGTGCAGCACCCTCCAGGTGATGACATCAAAGACCATCTTCAGCCTGAAGGACCATCTCCAGGAAACAGCGACAGATCTTCTGTTTCTAGCCATTCAGGACCCGAGGACTCGGACCACGGAAAGAAGCCTCGTCGCCGCGGTCCTCTCTCAAAGACAAAGAGGGAGAAAACTGCCTTCATGCGACGGCTTGGTGCTTGTCCACCCTGCCGTTCTCGAAAAGTTGCG TGCAAACATTGGGATCTACGTGATTTCGAGGCTTCGTACCTGCGGTCGAAGAGGGGTTCCCATTCGGCGATGCTCGGGAGGATACACCAGGATTGCTTTGGCGAGATGGGTGATCTTGCGCGAAGCACCGACCTCTTGGGCCTAACCAACTCGGATACATTAGATCCACCGGGTTCTCTGGTAGACCTCCATCTTGCAGGGTTGCTGCCGTCTGTATCAACAGATACCCCCCTTGGCCCAACTCTTGTTCCGCTGACCCTGGATAACTCAGCCCTGGATGCTGAACCTATTGGGATACCTCAACTGATGCGCAGCTTCTCCATCGTGGCCATTGGGAGAGACTTGGCTTGCACACCCACCAAGACAACCACTTGGCAATGCCTGTTCTGGAATGACCAACATGCTGGGGTCATGCCGGTCATGGCGAAGCCCTGCACGCACAAGTTCACGACCCCGACAGAATTAATGGATCACTTCTTCAAGATACACCACCCCGTGGAGCTCTACGAACCCCCTATCTGGTTTAGATGCAGGCAGTGTGATCAATGGAACGACAAACAACAGTACTGCTGCAAGTGTGGAAATGTGGAAAGCGAGAAACAGGAGCAGTGGATCTATGGGTATGGAGTCTGCGCTTCGCCGTCACAGTCACCTCGGTGCAAACCTGTCTAA
- a CDS encoding TYR-PHOSPHATASE-2 domain-containing protein — MSDLGPPFHHIPGLPNFRDLGGHPIPIASRPGYIIRPGVVFRSADPSGVTDEGVSHLQDLKISHVYDLRSKPEIERYSSAIREWPGAERVFVPVFMDEDYSPEAIALRYQNYTAEGHEGFTEAYRSIWESGIGPIKTILSHLAKPDPSPLLVHCTAGKDRTGVVCAFVLSICGVDDETIAREYSLTEAGLGDFREQLLNAVMKSPELQGNPEGAKRMLGAKPENMLGALKAMREQHGSVEQYVVEKCGLSQEEVEQIRKNLIVPSTST, encoded by the coding sequence ATGTCCGATCTCGGCCCCCCTTTCCACCACATCCCCGGTCTCCCCAACTTCCGGGACCTCGGAGGTCATCCGATCCCCATCGCCTCCCGGCCGGGCTACATCATCAGGCCCGGCGTCGTCTTCCGCTCCGCTGATCCATCCGGCGTCACCGACGAGGGCGTCTCCCATCTCCAGGACCTCAAGATCTCGCACGTCTACGATCTCCGCTCTAAGCCAGAGATTGAGCGCTACTCCTCGGCAATTCGGGAGTGGCCCGGTGCTGAGCGCGTCTTCGTCCCCGTCTTTATGGACGAGGACTACAGCCCGGAGGCTATCGCCCTGCGCTATCAGAACTACACCGCCGAGGGACACGAGGGATTCACTGAAGCTTATCGGTCCATCTGGGAGTCGGGCATCGGACCTATCAAGACGATCCTCTCTCACCTAGCCAAGCCGGACCCCTCTCCGTTACTCGTCCACTGCACGGCGGGTAAAGACAGAACAGGCGTCGTCTGCGCCTTTGTCTTGTCCATTTGCGGCGTTGATGACGAGACCATCGCCCGCGAGTATAGTCTCACGGAGGCCGGACTAGGCGACTTCAGGGAACAGCTCCTCAACGCGGTGATGAAGAGCCCCGAGCTCCAGGGAAACCCCGAAGGTGCGAAGCGCATGCTTGGTGCGAAGCCAGAGAACATGCTTGGGGCTCTGAAGGCGATGCGCGAACAGCATGGCTCCGTAGAACAATATGTCGTTGAGAAATGTGGCCTCTCgcaggaggaggttgagcagATTAGGAAGAACTTGATCGTGCCGAGCACGAGTACATGA
- a CDS encoding DUF2439 domain-containing protein, which translates to MTSNSGTTSALVVDFICLFTHDLKRKQKRWQDGVLKYHTFNKRIMVYDDRGHFIGDAHWQEGGDLDEGDEFELDRGAAIVQVSDRTGQREQDLTDLLDKRAKDVERRRANAGTRTPGSTAASTRTPRNDQSSHFQLRHRPLTDLVGGASRIGRAVISPHSPYEARKMATSPGQQQDSPSEDARPSKRRRRQESPPNKLGHARSLFGATLTLTPYTSSAPSVQSQALRERTNEASKAAQITARPRPPGAVDRDRRSSKSPPPPDNLAKADANPAPRQIGRRTLPQRASLRELLAGNEQNFNHDRPRQKEASHQGHKGPAQASRSRPLPPKDAVDSVPAPAPAQPKNRESQAVEPPANEHNRKQRSRQPPGSPSPPPKDARASEPAQDSVEPVTAQDEAFESWLQQSEENSSRHDVLAQPSRSPSPPPRDSETDAAFSAQNRTHGDDGPEKGPLPNMALTRAERITSKPSTKESTNKASGVRGTKRALSAETAAAPRNHADDLPGPAKEPRTELRIRSRQRRGLLMVSEKKDRDRVARTRMRPAAETTIEAQRRPPIDPPSASVNEEPSVAHSRVMHHNLSGDAGSRRSSMSSDISHADTPDPDDLSNGNNHPGVVAPSPEEESRMLDEDADEAAHNSDAASVNSPEDDLSPPPMRRRTNPTRRSRPKPAQPVSSDGEEAITVDTPSSPHDGMADGDPDPKPDSKPKSGPRITKMARKSIKSKEIIGFTLPTDDFPPTVFTTMSNGPFGQTEAEKTEQTGDAQVTQLHMNGAQDLTPQSTTVKSVAQSEVQHRVSDKSQGKQPPRLINPATRGKKAARKEDAAGLPPQPMVRLDPAVPTRIVTAAQAPATKRMPSGSNAAQPALPGFSRANGGAWSRHAEDLLGMTRPSRSTSRR; encoded by the coding sequence ATGACTTCAAATTCGGGAACGACGTCGGCTCTCGTGGTGGACTTCATTTGCCTCTTCACCCATGACCTAAAGCGAAAGCAAAAACGATGGCAAGATGGCGTCCTCAAGTACCACACTTTCAACAAACGCATCATGGTCTACGATGACCGCGGCCACTTCATCGGAGATGCTCACTGGCAGGAAGGAGGGGACCTggacgagggcgacgagTTCGAGCTGGATCGGGGCGCTGCCATTGTGCAAGTCTCGGACCGCACTGGGCAGAGAGAGCAGGATTTGACGGACCTATTGGACAAGCGAGCAAAAGATGTTGAAAGACGCCGTGCGAATGCTGGTACTCGGACTCCCGGATCAACTGCCGCCTCAACTCGTACCCCGAGAAATGATCAGTCTTCTCACTTTCAGCTTCGCCATCGCCCGCTTACAGACCTTGTTGGGGGAGCCTCGAGGATTGGGAGAGCAGTCATCTCTCCTCACTCGCCGTACGAGGCTCGCAAAATGGCCACCAGCCCTGGCCAGCAGCAGGATTCGCCTTCCGAGGATGCGCGGCCATCAAAAAGAAGGAGGCGTCAGGAGTCACCCCCGAATAAGTTGGGGCATGCTCGTAGCCTTTTTGGGGCGACTTTGACACTCACGCCCTACACATCCTCAGCGCCTTCAGTTCAAAGTCAAGCCCTCCGAGAGAGGACGAACGAAGCCTCCAAGGCTGCACAAATCACcgccaggccaaggccaccGGGCGCAGTCGACCGTGATCGCAGAAGCTCCAAATCGCCGCCCCCTCCAGACAACCTAGCGAAAGCGGACGCCAATCCTGCCCCCCGTCAGATAGGTCGTCGCACGCTCCCTCAACGGGCATCCCTCAGAGAGTTGTTGGCAGGGAACGAACAAAACTTCAACCACGACCGGCCAAGACAAAAAGAGGCCAGCCACCAAGGCCACAAGGGCCCGGCTCAAGCATCGAGGTCCCGCCCCTTACCACCGAAGGATGCGGTGGACTCTGTTCCAGCTCCCGCGCCCGCCCAGCCCAAGAACCGCGAAAGCCAGGCTGTCGAGCCCCCAGCCAATGAGCACAACCGGAAACAGCGTTCGAGGCAACCACCAGGGTCcccttcaccaccaccaaaggATGCAAGGGCTTCAGAGCCAGCTCAAGATTCCGTGGAGCCAGTTACGGCCCAGGACGAAGCATTTGAAAGCTGGCTTCAACAAAGCGAAGAGAACTCTTCACGTCACGATGTTCTGGCGCAACCATCGagatcaccatcaccaccaccacgggATTCTGAAACGGATGCGGCTTTTTCAGCCCAGAACCGCACTCACGGTGACGATGGACCTGAAAAAGGACCCCTTCCTAACATGGCTCTAACACGAGCCGAACGCATAACATCTAAACCATCAACGAAAGAGTCAACGAACAAGGCTTCAGGTGTCCGGGGTACAAAACGAGCTTTGAGTGCAGAGACGGCTGCAGCTCCCCGCAATCACGCGGATGATCTCCCTGGGCCGGCCAAAGAACCAAGAACAGAACTACGAATCAGGTCAAGACAACGGCGAGGCCTGCTAATGGTATCTGAAAAGAAAGATCGAGACCGCGTCGCGAGAACCCGCATGCGCCCTGCAGCAGAGACGACTATCGAAGCGCAGAGGAGACCACCAATCGATCCCCCTTCAGCCTCTGTCAATGAGGAGCCTAGTGTTGCACACAGTCGTGTCATGCACCACAATTTGTCGGGCGACGCAGGTAGCCGGCGAAGCTCGATGTCTTCAGATATATCGCATGCCGATACCCCAGACCCTGACGACTTATCGAACGGCAATAACCACCCTGGCGTCGTGGCGCCGAGCCCGGAGGAAGAGTCACGCATGTTGGACGAAGATGCAGATGAAGCAGCACACAATAGTGATGCTGCATCGGTCAACAGCCCCGAGGACGACCTGTCACCGCCTCCCATGCGGCGACGAACGAATCCTACTCGTCGCAGCAGGCCCAAACCTGCCCAACCCGTGTCGAGTGATGGGGAGGAAGCCATCACAGTTGACACTCCATCTTCACCGCATGATGGTATGGCTGACGGCGATCCCGACCCAAAACCTGACTCAAAGCCCAAGTCGGGTCCTCGAATCACAAAGATGGCGCGAAAAAGCATCAAGAGCAAGGAAATTATTGGTTTCACGCTGCCTACAGATGACTTCCCACCGACAGTTTTCACGACGATGTCAAACGGGCCCTTTGGGCAAACGGAGGCTGAAAAGACTGAACAAACGGGCGATGCGCAAGTGACACAGTTGCACATGAACGGGGCCCAGGACCTGACACCCCAATCAACCACCGTTAAAAGCGTGGCGCAGTCTGAAGTGCAACACAGAGTGAGCGACAAGTCACAAGGCAAACAACCACCACGCCTCATCAATCCAGCAACCCGAGGCAAAAAAGCAGCAAGGAAGGAAGATGCAGCTGGGCTGCCACCCCAACCCATGGTTCGATTGGACCCAGCTGTACCAACCCGCATCGTCACCGCTGCCCAGGCTCCTGCCACCAAACGGATGCCTTCTGGAAGTAATGCAGCCCAGCCAGCACTGCCCGGGTTCTCTAGGGCGAACGGTGGCGCGTGGAGTAGACATGCAGAAGACTTGCTGGGCATGACAAGACCTTCGCGATCAACATCCCGACGGTGA